In the genome of Cupriavidus taiwanensis, one region contains:
- a CDS encoding amino acid aminotransferase, producing the protein MFAHIEAFPGDPILSLNEDFQRDPRTDKVNLSIGIYFDDDGRLPVMQAVAQAEAALLADMGPRPYLPMSGLAAYRNAVQALVFGEDSPARAAGRIATLQTLGGSGALRVGADFLKRYYPQAQVWISDPSWENHRVVFERAGFTVNTYPYYDDATGGLKFDAMMDALRAIPAGSIVLLHACCHNPTGVDLNQDQWRQLIALLKANNLLPFVDMAYQGFGAGLEDDAFAIRELVAQDVPCLVANSFSKNFSLYGERCGGLSVFCNTAAEASNVLGQLTGAVRANYSNPPTHGARVVAKVLTTPELRQLWEQELAEMCGRIARMREAIHHHLRDHVSGEALSRYLTQRGMFTYTGLTADQAERLREQHGVYLLRSGRMCVAGLNERNVGIVAKAIGSVLKS; encoded by the coding sequence ATGTTCGCACACATCGAGGCCTTTCCCGGCGATCCGATCCTCTCGCTCAACGAGGACTTCCAGCGCGACCCGCGCACCGACAAGGTCAACCTGAGCATCGGCATCTACTTTGACGACGACGGCCGCCTGCCGGTGATGCAGGCGGTGGCGCAGGCCGAGGCCGCGCTGCTGGCCGACATGGGTCCGCGCCCCTACCTGCCGATGTCGGGCCTGGCGGCCTACCGCAACGCCGTGCAGGCGCTGGTGTTCGGCGAGGACTCGCCGGCGCGCGCCGCCGGCCGCATCGCCACGCTGCAGACGCTGGGCGGCTCGGGCGCGCTGCGCGTGGGCGCCGATTTCCTCAAGCGCTACTATCCGCAGGCGCAGGTGTGGATCAGCGACCCCAGCTGGGAAAACCACCGCGTGGTGTTCGAGCGCGCCGGCTTCACCGTCAATACCTACCCGTACTATGACGACGCCACCGGCGGCCTGAAGTTCGACGCCATGATGGACGCGCTGCGCGCGATCCCGGCCGGCAGCATCGTGCTGCTGCACGCGTGCTGCCACAACCCGACCGGTGTCGACCTGAACCAGGACCAGTGGCGCCAGCTGATCGCGCTGCTCAAGGCCAACAACCTGCTGCCGTTCGTCGACATGGCCTACCAGGGCTTCGGCGCCGGCCTGGAAGACGACGCCTTCGCCATCCGCGAACTGGTGGCGCAGGACGTGCCCTGCCTGGTGGCGAACTCGTTCTCGAAGAACTTCTCGCTGTACGGCGAGCGCTGCGGCGGCCTGAGCGTGTTCTGCAACACCGCGGCCGAGGCATCGAACGTGCTGGGCCAGCTGACCGGCGCGGTGCGCGCCAACTACAGCAACCCGCCCACGCACGGCGCGCGCGTGGTCGCCAAGGTGCTGACCACGCCCGAGCTGCGCCAGCTGTGGGAACAGGAACTGGCCGAGATGTGCGGCCGCATCGCGCGCATGCGCGAGGCCATCCACCACCACCTGCGCGACCATGTCAGCGGCGAGGCGCTGTCGCGCTACCTGACCCAGCGCGGCATGTTCACCTACACCGGCCTCACGGCCGACCAGGCCGAGCGCCTGCGCGAGCAGCACGGCGTGTACCTGCTGCGCTCGGGCCGCATGTGCGTGGCCGGGCTGAACGAGCGCAACGTCGGCATCGTGGCCAAGGCCATCGGCAGCGTGCTGAAGAGCTGA